The nucleotide window TGAGCACGTTGGTGCTGCAGAAGGACACGGCACAAGCCTTTGTACCTTTGCCCACCAAGGGGGATGGCACCTCGGGAGCAGCAAGGGGAAACCAGGCTGTGTCCTCTTCTCACCACACCACCTGTGCACACTTACTTGGGCATGGCAAGTCACCCTGGCCACCTGTAACTGCTCCTTTCTCTGCCACCCCCAGGTACACCAAGATGAAGACAGCCACCAACATCTACATCTTCAACCTGGCCCTGGCAGACGCCCTGGCCACCAGCACGCTGCCCTTCCAGAGCACCAAGTACCTGATGGAGACCTGGCCCTTtggggagctgctctgcaaagtTGTCCTCTCCATTGACTACTACAACATGTTCACCAGCATCTTCACCCTCACCATGATGAGCGTGGACCGCTACGTGGCCGTGTGCCACCCCGTCAAGGCCCTGGACTTCCGCACACCAGCCAAGGCCAAGATCATCAATGTCTGCATCTGGGTGCTCTCCTCCCTCATTGGGGTGCCCATCATGGTCATGGCAGTCACCAAGTCAAAAGGCAAGTGGCTTCTGGGGAAAGCTCCCTTCTCCTGTCCCATCTGGCCATGCTGGGGGGAGACCTGGCAAACCCAAACcacctggccctgcagctggtTGGAGCTCAGTGGTGGACACCCCTTCCGTGGGACCATGGCCTGCCATGGATACATGGTCATGGGGGTATTTTCCAGCTCGGGTGCAGGGGTTGGAAACTGTCCCGGAAATTGTCTTCCCCATCTCCAGTCCAACTGgtgcctctccccagctcctggggtgCAAATCAGGGGTCTAAAAACACCCTCAATGATCTTGCAAAGTCCCCAGCTGGCCCATCCTAAGATCTCCTCTGTGAGGACACAAGCCCTTGGCTGCTAGGAAAGCTCTGGGCATCTTGAGGAGGTGACAGGTttagaatcccagaatcccagactggtttggattaggagggaccttaaagatcatctagatccaaccccctgcatgggcagggacacctcccaccagcccaggttgctccaagccctacCCAGCCTTGTCTTGGAACACTTGCAGTGTTTCAGTGGAAGGTGACACAGGGATGTATCCATCACTGGGGTTGGGAGGAGACAGTGAGAAGGTGGCCCAGGAGGTTCTGCAGGGAACAAGTCCCTGGGTCACTGCACCCCCTTGGCACCCCGAGGGTGGGGGGTTGGTGTCACAAAGCTCCTGGGGGATCTTTGCAAAGACCTGGCAGGTGGGCATCCATCTCCTTGTGTTGTTAACAAGCATGGACGTGCCTCCCCCATGACCAAGGAGGCCACGTCCACAGCAGCCACCCCACCACTCCCTCTTTGACCACCCCTCTCTCTCCCACAGACGGGGTGGTGCTGTGCACGCTCCAGTTTCCCAACCCTCCCATCTACTGGGACACCGTGACCAAGATCTGCGTCTTCATCTTCGCCTTCATGGTCCCCATCTTGGTCATCACCATCTGCTACGGGCTGATGATCCTTCGCCTGAAGAGCGTCCGTCTCCTCTCGGGCTCCAAGGAGAAGGACCGCAACCTGCGGCGCATCACGCGcatggtgctggtggtggtggcagcctTCATCATCTGCTGGACCCCCATCCACATCTTCGTCATCGTCTGGACGCTGGTGGACATCGACAAGAAGAACCCCTACGTGGTGGCCAGCCTGCACTTCTGCATCGCCCTGGGTTACACCAACAGCAGCCTCAACCCCGTCCTTTACGCCTTCCTGGATGAGAATTTCAAGAGGTGCTTCCGAGAGTTCTGCCTGCCTTTCCGAGCTCGTGTGGATCaaaccagcttctccagggcCAGGAACACCACCAGGGAGCACGTGTCCACCTGCACCCCGTCCGAAACCCGCAACAAACCGGCATGACTAGACGTGGGCAGCCTCCAGAGAGGCTGCCGGGGCCAGGGGGGGGATGACCTGCGCTCAGAAGTCACCCAGGTCACCACCACGGAGCTCTAGAAGAGTGGTGGCTGCTTGAGAACTCCGGTGGGTTTTGTCCAGACTGAGCAAAGTCACCAGCAGGTGACTGCGAAGACTTTTTGCATCCTGGAGAATCCGGGATGGAGGAACTGGGACTCACCAAGCAATGGGAGAGGACCAAGAGAAGAGGCCACCTGGGtagggctgctctgctgctgcccccaccccTGCCACCCTCCACCACGTGTGGTGACAAAGACAAATCATCTTGGGACACCACGAAGGCCATGACCaggtgattctcctcctgcAAGGTGGCACCACAGCCCGAGGAGAAGCCCTCCCATGGCAGAAGAAGGCCATGCTGGATGGTGATGCCACATCATGGGGCCTCACTCCATCCCCCTCTGAGCCGTGGAAAGACAACCTGGCTTTGGAGACACTGTTGTCAAAGAGCTCCAGATCCATCATAAAAATTTTACTGGAGTCCTTCAAAGTGggcccagccccaggggacaTCTCTGTCCTGCTGACGTGGTGGCTGCATTATTTagaagctctgcctgcagccagggcagcccgAGCCACAGATGTGACACTGACAATAGGGACACGGCCAGGGGATGGGGACACAGCAGCACACGTGTCCCCAGCTCACCCCACGTCCATGTCCCAGTGCCAcgttccctcagcacccactggagacagggaactgctccTCACCCAAGCCATGAAGCCCATGAGGGATCTCAGGCCAGGAACGATGTGTGGGGACTCGAGGAGCTTCTCGTGGCACTGACACAATTAGGGAGGACTAAGGAGCCCCTGCCAGGGCTCTCCCAACCCTGcccaggagaaggctgaggagcagcactgcccagccTGCCTTCAGCAACCCCAAAATGGACAGgatttggggtggttttttttagaagatgGGAATTGC belongs to Apus apus isolate bApuApu2 chromosome 21, bApuApu2.pri.cur, whole genome shotgun sequence and includes:
- the OPRD1 gene encoding delta-type opioid receptor isoform X1 — encoded protein: MYGIVRYTKMKTATNIYIFNLALADALATSTLPFQSTKYLMETWPFGELLCKVVLSIDYYNMFTSIFTLTMMSVDRYVAVCHPVKALDFRTPAKAKIINVCIWVLSSLIGVPIMVMAVTKSKADGVVLCTLQFPNPPIYWDTVTKICVFIFAFMVPILVITICYGLMILRLKSVRLLSGSKEKDRNLRRITRMVLVVVAAFIICWTPIHIFVIVWTLVDIDKKNPYVVASLHFCIALGYTNSSLNPVLYAFLDENFKRCFREFCLPFRARVDQTSFSRARNTTREHVSTCTPSETRNKPA
- the OPRD1 gene encoding delta-type opioid receptor isoform X2 yields the protein MYGIVRYTKMKTATNIYIFNLALADALATSTLPFQSTKYLMETWPFGELLCKVVLSIDYYNMFTSIFTLTMMSVDRYVAVCHPVKALDFRTPAKAKIINVCIWVLSSLIGVPIMVMAVTKSKDGVVLCTLQFPNPPIYWDTVTKICVFIFAFMVPILVITICYGLMILRLKSVRLLSGSKEKDRNLRRITRMVLVVVAAFIICWTPIHIFVIVWTLVDIDKKNPYVVASLHFCIALGYTNSSLNPVLYAFLDENFKRCFREFCLPFRARVDQTSFSRARNTTREHVSTCTPSETRNKPA